GTTCTCGATGTTAATCAGATGATCCAGCTCTTCGTGAACGCGTTTGAGCTGGTTGTGATCTTCGCTACCCTTTGCGCCGCGCTGGAGCTAACCTTTCCGGCCTATCGATACAGTTTTGCCTCATACGTTCGCGGTGTGCGGAATTGGATTATTCGCCTCGGATTCGGAGCGTTTGTCTGGCACCTCTTCGCTGTGAGCTTGGGCTGGCTAGGGGTACAGCCGCTCGTAACGATCAATTTCGGTACGTTGCTTCACTCTGACAACGCAATCATCAATACTGGATTGGCTGTCCTTTCAGGCGTTCTAGTCGCGATTGTCGGCGACTTCTTTTACTACTGGATGCACCGCGCACAGCATGCTGTTCCGCTCCTCTGGCGCATGCACGCTACTCACCACTCGATCCGCGAATTGACGGCATGGAATTGCCATCATCACATTTCCGAGCCACTCGTTTACGCAGCGTTGGTAGCACTACCACTCAGGCTGTTCCACTTCGAATCTGGCGTAGTGCCCGTTGTTGCCATGACACTGATCACCTTTCAGGCCCATCTTTCGCACTCCAGCACCCGCATCAATCTTGGGCCGCTTCGATACATCATTGGCGACAATAAGTTCCACCGCATCCACCACTCGTTGGAAGCGCACCACCGGCGCCGGAACTATGGGTTTTTTACAACCATCTGGGACACCGTTTTTCGAACGGCATACTGGCCAAGTAAGAATGAGTGGCCGGAAGTTGGCCTCCGAGACCAGCCCGAGCCGCTCACCGCGCGCGATTACGTTATGTTCCCATTTGATCGACGTCGCTGGCAGAGACCTAAAGTTGGAAGTGGTGTAGAGGCTGGCGATTGAACGAGTGGAGGTTTACGCTTCGTCGAGGTCGGAAGACCATCAAGACAAGCATCCGTATGGAACAGCTCCCTCATACGCCGGGCAAGCCTCTCACTTAAAATAGCGGATAGGCAGGACTGTGGTGGTGCAACACAAGCAGAAAAGTTTCCGTCGGCGGCACACTACATGCTCGCTTTGGAGCGGACTCTCTAACGCTGGCACAGCCGACACCGTCAAGTTGATGGTGCAGCGTGCGCCGAAACTCTCACGCCTCGGCCGGTTCGTCCACGCGTGCCCGACTGCATGTGGAGGTTATGGTCAGGACCGACGCTAGCCGCCATGAAGCGCGGGATTGCAGGGCACGGCACTTCAAACGGGCAATCCGCATAGTTCAGGATGACCCTTCGGTACTGGACCGGGCCCAAGAGGTTCTCAGGCGGACTCACGCAGGCTCTTGGCGGCCG
This genomic stretch from Sinorhizobium arboris LMG 14919 harbors:
- a CDS encoding sterol desaturase family protein, with amino-acid sequence MHVLDVNQMIQLFVNAFELVVIFATLCAALELTFPAYRYSFASYVRGVRNWIIRLGFGAFVWHLFAVSLGWLGVQPLVTINFGTLLHSDNAIINTGLAVLSGVLVAIVGDFFYYWMHRAQHAVPLLWRMHATHHSIRELTAWNCHHHISEPLVYAALVALPLRLFHFESGVVPVVAMTLITFQAHLSHSSTRINLGPLRYIIGDNKFHRIHHSLEAHHRRRNYGFFTTIWDTVFRTAYWPSKNEWPEVGLRDQPEPLTARDYVMFPFDRRRWQRPKVGSGVEAGD